In the genome of Streptomyces fagopyri, the window TCACCGATGTCCAGCGGTCCGGTGGTTTCGGCGAGTATGGCGCCCCCGAGATCGAGGACCGCGGCCCGTGCGTGCTTGATCTCCAGGTCCACGGCGATGACCGAGGCGTGCCGCGGATCGAAGACGATTCGCTGGGAGGGGCGGCCACCGGTCGACGAACCGGCGACGTGCTTGAGCCACCCCGCCCGGTTGAGAAGGTCCAGTCGCTGGCCGACGGTCGAACGGGAGAGTCCGGTGATCCGCTGCAGGTCCGCGCGCGTGTTCGCGCGACCGCCGCGGATGAGTTGCAGCAGTTCGCCCGCACTGATCTGGTTCGGTGTCAGCATCGGTTCCCCCATCGTCTCAGCTCTTGTCGGCACCGCTGGTCAGCCCCTCGGTGAGCATGCGTTCGGCGGCGAAGAACAGGAGTATCACGGGAATCGTCAGCACCACCGACCCTGCCATCAGGACGGTTTTGGGGACTTCGACGCCGTTGGACAGTTGCGCCAGGCCCAGCGGCACCGTCCACTTGCCGGGGTCGGCGGCCAGGAAGAGCAGGGCGAACAGGAACTCGTTCCAGGCGATCATGAAGACGTACAGTCCGGTCGCCATGAGGGACGGCAGGGCCAGGGGGAGGATCACCTTGCGCAGGGTCTGGAGCCTGCTGAGGCCGTCGAGCGCCGCGGCTTCCTCGATCGAGTAGGGAATGGTGACGAGGTAGTTCTTCAGCATGTAGATGGCCACCGGCACGGTCTGGGCGACGTAGACGATGGCGAGCCCGACCAGGCTGGAGGACAGGTGCAGTTTGGCGAAGACGACGAACAGCGGGACGGCCAGCAGCGTCGCCGGGAACAGGTAGACGGCGAGGA includes:
- a CDS encoding carbohydrate ABC transporter permease; translation: MSRAQFEERFFGVLRWIVIAFLAVITVLPFYYMLLLSLKPIDALLLDPGSLWVSTKDFTLSTYRDVLRSTDDGGQGFLKFLLNSALVSLGTVALTLLAAVPGAYAISRLKFFGHRQVSALFLAVYLFPATLLAVPLFVVFAKLHLSSSLVGLAIVYVAQTVPVAIYMLKNYLVTIPYSIEEAAALDGLSRLQTLRKVILPLALPSLMATGLYVFMIAWNEFLFALLFLAADPGKWTVPLGLAQLSNGVEVPKTVLMAGSVVLTIPVILLFFAAERMLTEGLTSGADKS